From Actinomyces sp. oral taxon 171 str. F0337, one genomic window encodes:
- the feoB gene encoding ferrous iron transporter B, with protein MSTHDITQHATGQSQRCEHPYDGADCHCGSGSSKTLVSGAPRVALAGAPNAGKTSIYNALTGLHAKTGNYPGVTVQRSLGTCKVGGKTLTIEDLPGAYSLDPISPDEQIVHDVLTGTSTTVSAPDALVIVVDATTLQRGMNFIAEALALELPTCLVVTMTDELSRRTGRLNVAALGQALGIPAVRVIGHRGVGMPDLRAQLAQVENWQRTPLPPPTDPDEITSWADSVLAAADYQAPQNDQITSAVDKVLLRPIPGTIVFFTIMFLFFQAIFTWAAPFQDAVENGFGYLGGLVHGWLDESHPLIAGLLGDGIIGGVGSVLTFIPQIIIMFLIIAVLEGVGYMSRAAFLMDKVMSIAGLEGRAFVALLSSLACAIPGIMATRTLPSTKDRVATMLAAPLMTCSARLPVYVIMISLTVDGDAKVGPFGTRGVVMFALYLLGAVSAMAAAWVVKQLTDRGNILLPFYMEMPPYRMPRVRTVLIMVWDACKGFLKKAGTIITLTTVILWVLLNVPMRSDAQFEAFCSSDKQCAAISAAVENPASSTVKGDDGQVITDAEELGKLLEAQKTSYTMDNSWAAKGGKVVQPVFEPLGFDWRINVATLSSLAARETFVATLGQIAAAEDPEDPGAHLATMTYQEDTLTNKAGDQLFNPATVIAILVFFVYALQCMATAGAMRRETGTWKWPIIAFSYMFVTAWVMAAISRALVAAFM; from the coding sequence GTGAGCACCCACGACATCACACAGCACGCCACCGGGCAGTCGCAGCGCTGCGAGCACCCCTATGACGGCGCCGACTGCCACTGCGGCTCGGGCAGCTCCAAGACCCTGGTGTCCGGCGCCCCGCGCGTCGCCCTGGCGGGTGCCCCCAACGCCGGCAAGACCTCCATCTACAACGCCCTGACCGGTCTGCACGCCAAGACCGGCAACTACCCCGGCGTCACCGTCCAGCGGTCGCTGGGGACCTGCAAGGTCGGCGGCAAGACCCTGACGATCGAGGACCTGCCGGGCGCCTACTCCCTGGACCCGATCAGCCCCGACGAGCAGATCGTCCACGACGTCCTCACCGGGACCTCGACCACGGTCAGCGCCCCGGACGCCCTGGTCATCGTCGTCGACGCCACGACGCTGCAGCGCGGCATGAACTTCATCGCCGAGGCCCTCGCCCTGGAGCTGCCCACCTGCCTGGTGGTCACCATGACCGACGAGCTCAGCCGCCGTACGGGCCGACTCAACGTGGCCGCCCTCGGACAGGCCCTGGGGATCCCCGCCGTGCGAGTCATCGGGCACCGCGGCGTCGGCATGCCCGACCTGCGCGCCCAGCTCGCCCAGGTCGAGAACTGGCAGCGCACCCCGCTGCCGCCGCCCACCGACCCCGACGAGATCACCTCCTGGGCCGACTCGGTGCTGGCCGCCGCGGACTACCAGGCGCCCCAGAACGACCAGATCACCTCCGCGGTTGACAAGGTCCTGCTGCGGCCCATCCCCGGAACCATCGTGTTCTTCACGATCATGTTCCTCTTCTTCCAGGCGATCTTCACCTGGGCGGCCCCCTTCCAGGACGCCGTCGAGAACGGCTTCGGGTACCTGGGCGGGTTGGTGCACGGCTGGCTCGACGAGTCCCACCCGCTCATCGCCGGGCTCCTGGGAGACGGAATCATCGGGGGTGTGGGCTCGGTGCTCACCTTCATCCCCCAGATCATCATCATGTTCCTCATCATCGCCGTCCTGGAGGGCGTGGGGTACATGTCCCGAGCCGCCTTCCTCATGGACAAGGTCATGAGTATCGCCGGGCTTGAGGGGCGGGCCTTCGTGGCCCTGCTGTCCTCACTGGCCTGCGCGATCCCCGGGATCATGGCGACCCGCACGCTGCCCTCCACGAAGGACCGGGTGGCCACGATGCTGGCCGCCCCCCTCATGACCTGCTCGGCCCGCCTGCCCGTCTACGTCATCATGATCTCCTTGACTGTCGACGGCGACGCCAAGGTCGGCCCCTTCGGGACGCGCGGTGTGGTCATGTTCGCCCTCTACCTGCTGGGGGCGGTCTCCGCGATGGCGGCCGCCTGGGTGGTCAAGCAGCTCACCGACCGAGGCAACATCCTGCTGCCCTTCTACATGGAGATGCCGCCCTACCGCATGCCCCGCGTGCGCACGGTCCTCATCATGGTGTGGGACGCCTGCAAGGGCTTCCTGAAGAAGGCCGGTACGATCATCACCCTGACCACTGTCATCCTGTGGGTGCTGCTCAACGTCCCCATGCGCTCGGACGCCCAGTTCGAGGCCTTCTGCTCCTCCGACAAGCAGTGCGCCGCCATCTCGGCGGCCGTGGAGAACCCGGCGTCGTCCACCGTCAAGGGGGATGACGGACAGGTCATCACCGACGCCGAGGAGCTCGGCAAGCTGCTGGAGGCGCAGAAGACCTCCTACACGATGGACAACTCTTGGGCGGCCAAGGGGGGCAAGGTGGTCCAGCCGGTCTTCGAGCCCCTGGGCTTCGACTGGCGCATCAACGTCGCCACCCTGTCCTCGCTGGCGGCGCGCGAGACCTTCGTGGCCACCCTGGGACAGATCGCCGCCGCCGAGGACCCCGAGGACCCCGGCGCACACCTGGCCACGATGACCTACCAGGAGGACACCCTGACCAACAAGGCGGGTGACCAGCTGTTCAACCCGGCCACCGTCATCGCGATCCTCGTGTTCTTCGTCTACGCCCTGCAGTGCATGGCCACGGCCGGTGCGATGCGCCGCGAGACCGGCACCTGGAAGTGGCCGATCATCGCCTTCTCCTACATGTTCGTCACGGCCTGGGTCATGGCGGCGATCAGCCGCGCACTCGTGGCCGCCTTCATGTAG
- a CDS encoding FeoA family protein encodes MDFAVPRHRAPEGTTYLPEPGTATFALSDLSPGTSGRITGLLDDGIGGVLVKRLRNLGFVPGRIATPLRRAPLGDPVVYRVSDYEVCLRRQEARLIQVTTVEAENRIILQPRPAGRHAADDPAAPNTGETL; translated from the coding sequence ATGGATTTTGCTGTTCCACGACACCGCGCCCCCGAGGGCACCACATACTTACCCGAACCGGGCACTGCCACCTTCGCACTGTCGGACCTGAGCCCCGGCACCAGCGGACGCATCACCGGCCTGCTCGACGACGGCATCGGCGGGGTCCTCGTCAAGCGCCTGCGCAACCTGGGCTTCGTCCCCGGTCGGATCGCCACGCCACTGCGCCGCGCCCCCTTGGGAGACCCGGTGGTCTACCGCGTCTCCGACTACGAGGTGTGCCTGCGTCGCCAGGAGGCCCGTCTCATCCAGGTCACCACCGTGGAGGCCGAGAACCGCATCATCCTCCAGCCCAGGCCGGCCGGACGGCACGCGGCCGACGACCCCGCAGCACCGAACACGGGAGAGACTCTGTGA
- a CDS encoding PspC domain-containing protein — protein sequence MTAQNSSGFDWPARSADKIWLGVCGGLANKWNVNAWLVRIAFFFFVVPLGYVYYLGAQNMPDPSAR from the coding sequence ATGACAGCACAGAATTCTTCTGGTTTCGATTGGCCCGCCCGTTCCGCCGACAAGATCTGGCTCGGAGTCTGCGGAGGTCTCGCCAACAAATGGAACGTCAACGCCTGGTTGGTTCGCATCGCCTTCTTCTTCTTCGTCGTGCCGCTCGGCTACGTGTACTACCTGGGCGCCCAGAACATGCCCGACCCCTCTGCCCGCTAA
- a CDS encoding type 1 glutamine amidotransferase, which yields MTVRYEHTTDGPARGHLRLLQLYPRDMNIYGDWGNTLVLARRAQWQGYDVELLSYDPGDELPGDVDVLVGGGGQDSGQDRIKEDLVEVGPTLKAWAADGVPMLAICGLYQLFGHGFTTAKGQEIPGISLMDAHTVAGDTRLIGNITLDTEDFGAVVGYENHSGLTTLGPGARPFGTVRVGDGNNGKDSTEGGRVHHVIGTYLHGSLLPKNPTVADWLLARAAEHAGTAWEPEPLDDAWAERARAVAMSRPR from the coding sequence ATGACCGTGCGCTACGAGCACACCACCGACGGCCCCGCCCGCGGGCACCTGCGCCTGCTCCAGCTCTACCCGCGGGACATGAACATCTACGGCGACTGGGGCAACACGCTCGTGCTGGCGCGGCGGGCCCAGTGGCAGGGATACGACGTCGAGCTCCTCTCCTACGACCCGGGCGACGAGCTGCCCGGCGACGTCGACGTCCTCGTGGGCGGCGGCGGCCAGGACTCCGGTCAGGACCGCATCAAGGAGGACCTGGTCGAGGTCGGCCCCACGCTCAAGGCGTGGGCCGCCGACGGCGTCCCGATGCTGGCGATCTGCGGCCTCTACCAGCTCTTCGGGCACGGCTTCACCACCGCCAAGGGCCAGGAGATCCCCGGTATCAGCCTCATGGACGCCCACACGGTGGCCGGCGACACCCGCCTCATCGGGAACATCACCCTGGACACCGAGGACTTCGGCGCGGTGGTCGGCTACGAGAACCACTCCGGCCTGACCACCCTGGGGCCGGGCGCGCGCCCCTTCGGCACCGTGCGCGTGGGCGATGGCAACAACGGCAAGGACTCCACCGAGGGCGGGCGCGTCCACCACGTCATCGGCACCTACCTGCACGGCTCCCTGCTGCCCAAGAACCCGACCGTGGCCGACTGGCTGCTGGCCCGCGCCGCCGAGCACGCCGGCACCGCCTGGGAGCCCGAGCCGCTCGACGACGCCTGGGCCGAGCGCGCCCGCGCCGTGGCCATGTCCCGGCCCCGCTGA
- a CDS encoding Mur ligase family protein gives MRSRLTVALGRTARLAARARGGGSGGTAFPGLVMERTDPGFLERTLSRLPRGVIVVSGTNGKTTTTKMVVQLLREQGLKVFTNRTGSNFVRGVLASLLTEVDAAGNLDADIAVLELDEAHAVHFVARVRPRACLLLNVMRDQLDRFGEIDYTASLLHSIAKATSDVVVLNGDDPRLAAPAFLEGVSARVVSFGAGEDLRSLFLSDDDLRTGLVSPRQGGQAPGPRVTLGTINGQRATVSVDGTSHEVDFAIPGVHNLLNACAALGVVLEVLGEDADLPGLLTTLGTVQAAFGRGEVLTLDGRPVQLSLVKNPAGFRMGLLSAAAQAKDGEVVVVAINDEYADGRDMSWLWDVDFSALRAGGVAVVTGVRAWDMALRLRYDEVEVADVEPDLRRAVALMRRAAADTDRPMRIFTTYTAMLALRSILGEMTDVEEVMS, from the coding sequence ATGCGTTCTCGTCTCACGGTCGCTCTCGGCCGCACAGCGCGTCTTGCCGCCCGTGCACGCGGCGGCGGCAGCGGCGGCACCGCCTTCCCCGGCCTCGTCATGGAGCGCACCGACCCCGGTTTCCTGGAGCGCACCCTGAGCCGCCTGCCCCGCGGCGTCATCGTGGTCTCGGGCACCAACGGCAAGACCACGACCACCAAGATGGTCGTCCAGCTCCTGCGCGAGCAGGGCCTCAAGGTCTTCACCAACCGGACCGGCTCGAACTTCGTGCGCGGTGTGCTCGCCTCCCTGCTCACCGAGGTCGACGCCGCCGGCAACCTGGACGCCGACATCGCCGTCCTCGAGCTCGACGAGGCCCACGCCGTGCACTTCGTGGCCCGGGTCCGCCCACGCGCCTGCCTCCTGCTCAACGTCATGCGCGACCAGCTCGACCGCTTCGGCGAGATCGACTACACCGCCTCCCTCCTGCACTCCATCGCCAAGGCCACCAGCGACGTCGTCGTCCTCAACGGCGACGACCCGCGCCTGGCCGCCCCCGCCTTCCTCGAGGGCGTCAGCGCCCGCGTCGTCTCCTTCGGCGCAGGCGAGGACCTGCGCTCCCTGTTCCTGTCCGACGACGACCTGCGCACCGGTCTGGTCAGCCCCCGTCAGGGCGGCCAGGCCCCCGGCCCGCGCGTCACCCTGGGGACCATCAACGGCCAGCGCGCCACCGTGAGCGTCGACGGGACCTCCCACGAGGTCGACTTCGCCATCCCGGGCGTCCACAACCTGCTCAACGCCTGCGCCGCCCTCGGGGTGGTCCTGGAGGTGCTGGGCGAGGACGCCGACCTGCCCGGGCTGCTGACCACCCTGGGCACCGTGCAGGCCGCCTTCGGCCGCGGCGAGGTCCTCACCCTGGACGGCCGCCCGGTCCAGCTCTCCCTGGTCAAGAACCCGGCCGGCTTCCGCATGGGGCTGCTCTCGGCGGCCGCCCAGGCGAAGGACGGCGAGGTCGTGGTCGTGGCCATCAACGACGAGTACGCCGACGGCCGGGACATGTCCTGGCTGTGGGACGTCGACTTCTCGGCCCTGCGCGCTGGCGGGGTCGCCGTCGTCACCGGGGTGCGGGCCTGGGACATGGCGCTGCGGCTGCGCTATGACGAGGTCGAGGTCGCCGACGTCGAGCCCGACCTGCGCCGGGCCGTGGCCCTCATGCGCCGGGCTGCCGCCGACACGGACCGCCCCATGCGAATCTTCACCACCTACACCGCGATGCTGGCCCTGCGCTCGATCCTGGGCGAGATGACGGACGTTGAGGAGGTCATGTCATGA
- a CDS encoding YegS/Rv2252/BmrU family lipid kinase codes for MSRPRSDTATSSPSRAPLRLKYVEAILCIGFALAFIIWTYLSAPGPLTPSATQHSPAIDALLPTPDTQPRSAAGQLAEAFATFTHPLLILAIIAAWVVYAYSARMRRLSVSLTIAAAGIPVQFVIALYLAHPDPGSAFSDSIAAFTYSYPNAHITAMTLASWVLVTLARAHHRSTMVATGTVLGYTAVAVTAVSQWYMGLAALSDLIGGFLLGAAFANLALWAGGIDAILTSWVNRRLSRTSSEKRAAVIYNPTKFDDLSLLRRRVATEVHAAGWRSAIWLETTPDDPGRSMAHRALEAGVDLVMVAGGDGTVRAVSSQLAGTEMPMALIPAGTGNLLARNLSIPLDTDAAIRLALHGRLTAIDMVTCTFDDGKERFVVMAGMGLDAQIMESTDSGLKKVIRSGAYAVAAVQNAVPDPFTATITLDDEPPEQRQMVMALMGNVGTITGGMTLFPDATPTDGMVDLLLASPGKVVDWARLGAQILTGQEMEGFTLTRARKVLIEVDRPVPFELDGDTAGSTRTLRAEVEEGALHVVVPQ; via the coding sequence ATGAGCAGGCCCCGAAGCGATACCGCCACCTCCTCACCTTCACGCGCCCCGCTGCGTCTGAAGTATGTCGAGGCCATCCTGTGCATCGGCTTCGCCCTGGCCTTCATCATCTGGACCTACCTGAGCGCTCCGGGACCGCTCACCCCCAGCGCCACACAGCACTCCCCCGCCATCGACGCCCTCCTGCCGACCCCCGACACCCAGCCACGGTCGGCCGCCGGACAGCTCGCCGAGGCCTTCGCCACCTTCACCCATCCTCTCCTCATCCTCGCGATCATCGCGGCCTGGGTCGTCTACGCCTACTCGGCCCGCATGCGCCGTCTGAGCGTCTCGCTGACCATCGCCGCCGCCGGCATCCCCGTCCAGTTCGTCATCGCCCTGTACCTGGCTCACCCCGACCCGGGCTCCGCCTTCTCCGACTCCATCGCCGCCTTCACCTACTCCTACCCCAACGCGCACATCACAGCGATGACCCTGGCCTCCTGGGTCCTGGTGACCCTCGCGCGCGCCCACCACCGCAGCACCATGGTCGCCACCGGCACCGTCCTGGGCTACACGGCCGTCGCCGTGACCGCCGTCAGCCAGTGGTACATGGGCCTGGCGGCGCTCAGCGATCTCATCGGCGGCTTCCTCCTGGGCGCCGCCTTCGCGAACCTGGCCCTGTGGGCCGGCGGCATCGACGCGATCCTCACCAGCTGGGTCAACCGTCGCCTGTCGCGCACCAGCAGCGAGAAGCGCGCCGCCGTCATCTACAACCCCACCAAGTTCGACGACCTCTCGCTCCTGCGCCGTCGGGTCGCCACAGAAGTGCACGCCGCCGGCTGGCGTTCCGCCATCTGGCTGGAGACCACCCCGGACGACCCCGGTCGCTCCATGGCCCACCGCGCCCTGGAGGCCGGCGTCGACCTGGTCATGGTGGCGGGCGGTGACGGCACCGTGCGCGCCGTCTCCTCCCAGCTGGCCGGCACCGAGATGCCCATGGCCCTCATCCCCGCCGGCACCGGAAACCTGCTGGCCCGCAACCTCTCCATCCCCTTGGACACCGACGCCGCCATCCGCCTGGCCCTGCACGGCCGCCTCACGGCCATCGACATGGTCACCTGCACCTTCGACGACGGCAAGGAGCGTTTCGTCGTCATGGCCGGCATGGGGCTGGACGCCCAGATCATGGAGTCCACCGACTCGGGCCTGAAGAAGGTCATCCGCTCGGGTGCCTACGCGGTGGCCGCCGTCCAGAACGCGGTCCCCGACCCCTTCACCGCTACCATCACGCTCGACGACGAGCCCCCGGAGCAGCGCCAGATGGTCATGGCGCTCATGGGCAACGTCGGCACCATCACGGGCGGCATGACGCTCTTCCCGGACGCCACCCCCACCGATGGCATGGTCGACCTGCTCCTGGCCAGCCCCGGCAAGGTCGTGGACTGGGCCCGCCTGGGGGCGCAGATCCTCACCGGCCAGGAGATGGAGGGCTTCACCCTCACCCGCGCCCGGAAGGTTCTCATCGAGGTCGACCGCCCCGTCCCCTTCGAGCTCGACGGCGACACGGCCGGCTCCACCCGCACCCTGCGCGCCGAGGTCGAGGAGGGCGCCCTGCACGTCGTCGTCCCCCAGTGA
- a CDS encoding O-acetyl-ADP-ribose deacetylase, whose product MRIEAVVGDITTEKVDAIVNAANSTLLGGGGVDGAIHRAAGPSLLDACQKVRDTELPDGLPVGRAVATPGFDLPAAWVIHTVGPNRHAGEDDPALLRACFDSSLELAIQLGCTGIALPAVSAGVYGWPIAEVAEVAVARARAVEQRSHTDPDAVGRLGLIRFVLSSQTNHEAFARELALTEA is encoded by the coding sequence ATGCGCATTGAGGCCGTCGTCGGCGACATCACCACCGAGAAGGTCGACGCCATCGTCAACGCCGCCAACAGCACCCTCCTGGGCGGAGGGGGAGTCGACGGTGCCATCCACCGCGCCGCCGGCCCCAGCCTGCTCGACGCCTGCCAGAAGGTGCGGGACACCGAGCTGCCCGACGGCCTGCCGGTCGGCCGCGCCGTGGCCACCCCTGGTTTCGACCTGCCCGCCGCCTGGGTCATCCACACCGTGGGTCCCAACCGCCACGCCGGCGAGGACGATCCCGCCCTGCTGCGCGCCTGCTTCGACAGCTCCCTGGAGCTCGCTATCCAGCTCGGCTGCACCGGCATCGCCCTGCCGGCCGTCTCCGCAGGCGTCTACGGCTGGCCGATCGCCGAGGTCGCCGAGGTCGCCGTGGCCCGGGCCCGCGCCGTCGAGCAGCGCTCCCACACCGATCCCGACGCCGTCGGCCGCCTGGGGCTCATCCGCTTCGTTCTGTCCTCACAGACCAACCACGAGGCCTTCGCCCGCGAGCTCGCGCTCACCGAGGCCTGA
- a CDS encoding VWA domain-containing protein, protein MTTHERTDDANQQEQHAGQAVPAGPADRADRADRADRADRADDVEPTTIEQRWRLALGVDARGYPTSLSEGHRAMDAALADLYDVDPQDKERGGLGGSAPHVARWLGDIRRYFPSRVVRVMQTDAIDRLGLTTLLLEPEVLQGVEPDVHLAATLATLSEMIPQEAKATARTVVDKVVKEVEERIADRLQQSVRGALDRSTRTSRPQPADIDWNRTIAANLKNYVPELGTVIPERLIGHGRRHRGIQKEFTICMDQSGSMSSSVIYASIMAAVMASIRSLRTTLVAYDTAVTDLTPLLSDPVDVIFGTQLGGGTNTSPAIEYCRQTITRPADSVFILISDLYDSDPKQMLGRVRELLGSGVQVVVLLALSDDGVPSYNHDVAKRLAAMGVPAFGCTPDAFPDLLAAAIHGEDLGRWADEQAAAEAEGA, encoded by the coding sequence ATGACCACGCACGAGCGCACCGACGACGCGAACCAGCAGGAGCAGCACGCCGGCCAGGCAGTCCCTGCGGGCCCGGCCGACCGGGCCGACCGGGCCGACCGGGCCGACCGGGCCGACCGGGCCGACGACGTCGAGCCCACCACGATTGAGCAGCGCTGGCGCCTGGCCCTGGGCGTGGACGCGCGTGGCTACCCCACCTCGCTGTCGGAGGGACACCGGGCGATGGACGCGGCACTGGCGGACCTGTACGACGTCGACCCGCAGGACAAGGAGCGCGGGGGCCTGGGTGGCTCCGCGCCCCATGTGGCCCGCTGGCTGGGGGACATCCGCAGGTACTTCCCCTCGCGGGTGGTGCGGGTCATGCAGACCGATGCCATTGACCGCCTGGGGCTCACGACGCTCCTGCTGGAGCCCGAGGTGCTCCAGGGCGTGGAGCCCGACGTGCACCTGGCGGCGACGTTGGCCACCCTGTCGGAGATGATTCCTCAGGAGGCCAAGGCGACGGCGCGCACGGTCGTCGACAAGGTCGTCAAGGAGGTGGAGGAGCGGATCGCCGACCGGCTCCAGCAGTCGGTGCGCGGCGCGCTGGACCGCTCCACGAGGACCTCACGGCCCCAGCCGGCCGACATCGACTGGAACCGGACCATTGCCGCGAACCTCAAGAACTACGTGCCGGAGCTGGGCACGGTCATCCCGGAGAGGCTCATCGGGCACGGCAGGCGCCATCGGGGCATTCAGAAGGAGTTCACCATCTGCATGGACCAGTCCGGGTCCATGTCCTCCTCAGTCATCTACGCCTCCATCATGGCGGCAGTCATGGCCTCGATCCGTTCACTGCGCACCACGCTGGTCGCCTATGACACCGCCGTCACAGACCTGACACCGCTGCTGTCGGACCCCGTCGACGTCATCTTCGGGACCCAGCTCGGCGGCGGCACGAACACCTCCCCCGCCATCGAGTACTGCCGGCAGACGATCACGCGGCCGGCGGACTCGGTGTTCATCCTCATCAGCGACCTGTACGACTCCGACCCGAAGCAGATGCTGGGACGGGTGCGGGAGCTGCTGGGAAGCGGGGTGCAGGTCGTCGTACTGCTCGCCCTGAGTGATGACGGCGTCCCCAGCTACAACCACGACGTCGCCAAGCGGCTGGCCGCGATGGGGGTGCCGGCCTTCGGTTGCACGCCGGACGCCTTCCCGGACCTGCTGGCGGCCGCGATCCACGGCGAGGACCTGGGCCGGTGGGCGGATGAGCAGGCGGCTGCGGAGGCCGAGGGCGCCTGA
- a CDS encoding DUF5682 family protein: MTVDAELDSGADVGAEAESAGGTATRAGDPRPPVRVLGVRHHGPGSARALAAALEDYRPDCVLIEGPADADGLIEWAGRGLEPPVALLAWDNTDPSQASFWPMAVFSPEWQALSWAVAHGAQAHFMDLPAAAVLAARKAERERARSEAEAEAGAEGEVETEGPIDDTAGSEDPSGSSGSEGTDGPADSGSETADTADTADTADTATRGTAQPVRTDPIAELARLAGYEDPEAWWEDVVELRMEGDPFDALTEAIGLLREASPETDEATLRREAHMRKVLRAARRAGHERIAVVCGAWHAPALAGRPPKVAQDNARLKGMAKARTSLTWVPWTHQRLAGGSGYSAGVESPGWYHLLFTAPDRPVVRWLTQVAASLRRQDLPVSSAHIIEAARLAQSLAALRGRPMAGLDELNEAVLSVMCDGSTVRAAAATREVLIGEALGSVPDGVPMVPLDADLRSTAKSLRMAFTATPRTLSLDLRKPRDLAKSQLLRRLEILGITWGRRQRVASSGTFKEVWELEWDPEMSVQVVEAAAFGTTVASAAGNALLGATDSLPQVTGSVEKALTAGLSEVVPELLGILDEQAAREMDIVRLLGSVPALARSQRYGDVRGTDTSSLEAVTRAVLVRGCAGMSAAAANVDAQVARTLRTTIDDVQGVIGLLDERAATLWKGALRSALATRSLPGLLAGRITRMLLDAGELARDDAALRLSRALSQGTQPEDQAEWIEGFLAGDILLLSYDNTLLEVLNEWLARIGDQAFVDVLPALRRAFGQWPSPQKTDLARQIRDLGSPAPDGSGPVEEAFDDVEAVLDTVSMILGGTR; this comes from the coding sequence GTGACCGTCGACGCAGAGCTCGACTCCGGGGCCGACGTCGGAGCCGAGGCCGAGTCCGCAGGCGGCACTGCAACCAGGGCCGGGGACCCGCGCCCGCCTGTGCGGGTCCTGGGGGTCCGTCACCACGGTCCGGGCTCGGCACGGGCCCTGGCCGCAGCGCTGGAGGACTACCGGCCCGACTGCGTCCTCATCGAGGGGCCGGCGGACGCCGATGGCCTCATCGAGTGGGCGGGCCGGGGACTGGAGCCGCCGGTGGCCCTGCTCGCCTGGGACAACACCGATCCCTCGCAGGCCTCCTTCTGGCCGATGGCCGTCTTCTCCCCCGAGTGGCAGGCGCTGTCCTGGGCGGTGGCGCACGGGGCGCAGGCCCATTTCATGGATCTGCCGGCGGCCGCGGTCCTGGCCGCGCGGAAGGCCGAGCGGGAGCGGGCCCGGTCGGAGGCTGAAGCCGAGGCGGGGGCCGAGGGCGAGGTGGAGACCGAGGGGCCCATCGACGATACGGCCGGCTCGGAAGACCCGAGCGGCTCGAGCGGCTCGGAGGGGACGGACGGCCCGGCGGATAGTGGGTCAGAGACCGCAGACACCGCAGACACCGCGGACACCGCGGACACCGCGACCCGGGGCACGGCCCAGCCGGTGCGGACCGACCCGATCGCCGAGCTGGCGCGCCTGGCCGGCTACGAGGACCCGGAGGCCTGGTGGGAGGACGTCGTCGAGCTGCGTATGGAGGGCGACCCCTTCGACGCACTGACCGAGGCGATCGGGCTCCTGCGGGAGGCCTCCCCGGAGACCGACGAGGCCACGCTGCGCCGCGAGGCGCATATGCGCAAGGTTCTCCGGGCGGCCAGAAGGGCGGGCCACGAGCGGATCGCCGTCGTGTGCGGGGCGTGGCACGCCCCGGCGCTGGCCGGCAGGCCGCCGAAGGTCGCGCAGGACAACGCCCGCCTCAAGGGCATGGCGAAGGCGAGGACGTCGCTGACCTGGGTGCCGTGGACGCACCAGCGCCTGGCCGGGGGCAGCGGTTACAGCGCCGGGGTGGAGTCGCCGGGCTGGTACCACCTGCTCTTCACCGCACCGGACCGGCCGGTCGTGCGCTGGCTGACGCAGGTGGCCGCGTCGCTGCGCCGTCAGGACCTGCCGGTCTCCTCGGCCCACATCATTGAGGCGGCGCGACTGGCCCAGAGCCTCGCCGCGCTGCGCGGGCGCCCCATGGCCGGCCTCGACGAGCTGAACGAGGCGGTCCTGTCAGTCATGTGCGATGGCAGTACGGTGCGGGCCGCCGCCGCGACCCGCGAGGTCCTCATCGGCGAGGCGCTCGGCAGCGTGCCCGACGGCGTCCCCATGGTCCCCCTGGACGCCGATCTGCGCTCGACCGCCAAGAGCCTGCGCATGGCCTTCACGGCGACTCCCAGGACACTCTCCCTGGACCTGCGCAAGCCCCGGGACCTGGCCAAGTCCCAGCTGCTGCGACGCCTGGAGATTCTGGGGATCACCTGGGGCAGGCGGCAGCGGGTGGCCTCGAGCGGCACCTTCAAGGAGGTCTGGGAGCTCGAGTGGGACCCGGAGATGTCCGTGCAGGTGGTGGAGGCCGCGGCCTTCGGCACCACGGTGGCCTCCGCCGCCGGGAACGCCCTGCTGGGCGCCACCGACTCCCTGCCGCAGGTGACCGGTTCGGTGGAGAAGGCGCTGACGGCCGGCCTGTCCGAGGTCGTGCCCGAGCTGCTGGGGATCCTCGACGAGCAGGCGGCCCGCGAGATGGACATCGTCCGGCTGCTGGGCTCGGTGCCTGCCCTGGCCCGCTCCCAGCGCTACGGGGACGTGCGCGGCACGGACACCTCCAGCCTGGAGGCGGTGACCCGCGCCGTCCTGGTGCGCGGGTGCGCGGGGATGTCCGCGGCGGCCGCGAACGTGGACGCCCAGGTGGCCCGCACGCTGCGTACGACGATCGACGATGTCCAGGGAGTCATCGGTCTTCTGGACGAGCGGGCCGCGACGCTGTGGAAGGGTGCGCTGCGCTCCGCGCTGGCCACCCGGAGCCTGCCGGGCCTGCTGGCCGGACGCATCACCCGAATGCTCCTGGACGCCGGGGAGCTGGCCCGCGACGACGCCGCCCTGAGGCTGTCCCGGGCACTGTCGCAGGGCACGCAGCCCGAGGATCAGGCCGAGTGGATCGAGGGCTTCCTCGCGGGAGACATCCTCCTGCTCAGCTATGACAACACCCTGCTCGAGGTGCTCAACGAGTGGCTGGCGCGCATCGGGGACCAGGCCTTCGTCGACGTCCTGCCCGCACTGCGACGAGCCTTCGGCCAGTGGCCGAGCCCCCAGAAGACGGACCTGGCCCGGCAGATCCGGGACCTCGGTTCCCCCGCCCCGGACGGGAGCGGCCCGGTTGAGGAGGCCTTCGACGACGTCGAGGCGGTTCTGGACACCGTGAGCATGATCCTGGGAGGTACCCGATGA